Proteins co-encoded in one Setaria viridis chromosome 9, Setaria_viridis_v4.0, whole genome shotgun sequence genomic window:
- the LOC117840699 gene encoding transcription factor MYBS2 — protein MDRPEEENGRKVAPVVFRLFGVDVRRVADEELDDFGNGFELRKISSMPNLTVNSIDPVLPPGEAGDGKAYASDDLELASRQQKRRRRKAQERKKGIPWTEEEHRKFLDGLRQLGKGDWRGISKGFVTTRTATQVASHAQKYFLRQTNPGKKKRRASLFDVGIADFSDDQVPSPPNSATKPAPTQEIIHTDRGDVPIPSYRGFGGILGNNIQVSELTNYFERPMAHAETSFASMASGLETASSVNSLELSIAINNLELSIAPPALCGCGGAAGAIKVL, from the exons ATGGaccggccggaggaggagaacgGGAGGAAGGTGGCGCCGGTGGTCTTCAGGCTGTTCGGCGTGGATGTCCGCCGCGTCGCCGATGAGGAACTAGATGACTTCGGCAACGGGTTCGAGCTCAGGAAGATCTCCAGCATGCCCAACCTCACCGTCAACTCCATCGACCCGGTGCTGCCGCCTGGGGAGGCCGGCGACGGCAAGGCGTACGCCTCCGACGATCTGGAGCTGGCGTCCAGGCagcagaagcgccgccgccgcaaggcccaggagaggaagaaag GGATTCCATGGACCGAGGAGGAGCACAGGAAATTCCTGGACGGCCTGAGGCAGCTGGGCAAGGGGGACTGGAGGGGCATCTCCAAGGGCTTCGTGACCACCAGGACGGCGACGCAGGTGGCCAGCCACGCCCAGAAGTACTTCCTCCGCCAGACCAACCCCGGCAAGAAGAAGCGCCGGGCCAGCCTCTTCGACGTCGGCATCGCCGACTTCAGTGACGATCAG GTGCCAAGCCCTCCAAATAGTGCCACTAAGCCTGCTCCCACTCAGGAGATAATTCATACCGACCGTGGCGATGTCCCG ATACCAAGCTATAGAGGCTTTGGAGGGATTTTAGGCAATAACATTCAG GTTAGTGAACTAACTAATTATTTCGAGAGACCAATGGCTCACGCCGAGACGTCGTTCGCGTCCATGGCCTCCGGCCTGGAAACAGCCTCTTCGGTCAACAGCCTGGAGCTCAGCATCGCCATCAACAATCTGGAGCTCAGCATCGCGCCTCCTGCTCTCTGCGGTTGCGGTGGCGCTGCCGGGGCAATAAAAGTGCTGTGA